CGGCCTGATGCTACGCGGGCACGAGCGGGCGGGCGACATCTTGGCGACCATCCGGGGCGTGTCGGCGCGGCCCGACGTCGATGCCTCCAAACTGGTGCTGGCCGGCTGGAGCCACGGCGGCTGGGGCATCATGGAGGCGATGAGCGCGGACCGGTCGTTGCCGTCGCTGGGCGTGGCCGATCCCGGTGCCGTATCGCTGGACGGGGTCCAGGCGACCTATCTGGCCTACCCCTACGTCGGCGTCGCCGCCCTGAACCGCATGCGGCCGTGGAAACACTGCCCGAAGACCCTCGCGGTGATCTCTGCCAAGGATCACCTGACGACCGTGCGCAACGCCGAGCGCATCCACGCCATGGTCAGGAACTGCGGAGCCGAGGTCGAGACCTGGGTCGCGGACGGCACCCACAGCTTCGACGAGCCGATGACCGCCCTGCCGATGCGCTACGATCCCGACCTGACGCAGGAGGCGATCCGCCGGTTCGTCGCCCTGCTGGAGGACGCGGCCGTCGCGCCGCCGTTGGCCTGAGGCTCAGACCGGCTCGACCCGCACCTCGGCCCGGACCGAGTTGGCGATGTAGCAGGCCTCGTGCGCGCGGTGATGCAGGTCGGCCAGGGCCGCCGCGTCGGGTCCTGCGCCGCTGAAGACGACCTCGGGCCGCAGGGTCACGACCGTCATCGAGGTCTTTCCGCGATCGTCCCGGCCCAGCACGCCGATCGCCGCATCGCGGTAGCGGTCGACCACGAACCCCGCCTTGGCCGCGAAGGCGAGGAAGAACAGCATGTGGCAGCTGGAGAGCGCCGCGACGAACGCCTCCTCCGGGTCGACGGCGGCCGGATCCGACATCGGCACGGCGACGCTGGACGGGGCCGAGGACCCGCGCACCACCGCCCCCCCGTCGAACGTCCAGTCGTGGGCGCGCGAATAGCGGTTGTCGGCGAAGGGCTGATCGCCCCGGCACCAGTCGATGGTGGCGACGTGTTCGCTCATGGACGGTCTCCCTCGGCGAGCCGCGTATAGGTCATCGGGGCCCGGATCTCGAATCCCAGCGACCGATAGAAGGCGATCGTGGCGTCATGCCCGGCGAAGGCATGCAGGAAGACCCCCTCGCCCGACGCGAGGATCTCGCCCGCCACCGCGCGCGACAGGCCCGCCGCATAGCCCCGGCCGCGCCAGTCGGGATGGGTGCAGACCCCGCTGAGTTCGGTGAAGCCGTCGACCCGCATCCGCCGACCGGCCATGGCGACCAGCCGGCCGTCCTGCCTGACCCCGATGAAGGGACCCAGCCGCCGCGTCGCCGACCGGAAGGGGCCGGGTTTCGTCAGGGTGGCCAGGGCCAGCATCTCCGGTGCATCGGCCTCGGTCAGGGTCTCGAAGGCGAGGTCGGGACCGCCCGGCGTCAGGGCGGTGGCCACCATCTGGACCAGGGGGATGCGGTCGACGACCGCGACGCCCGGCACGTCGAGCGCGGCCATCGCGCTGCCGGCCCGTTCGATCATTCCGGCCCCGGGATGGCGGAGCGCCAGCCCGGCCATGGCCGCGAGGCTTTCCGGCCTGGCGTCGGCGCCCGCGAGGAAGACGCCGACCTCCGGATCGATGCGCACGGCCCGGTCGTCCGAGTCCGCCGTGGCGAAGGCCGACAGTCGGGTCGTCAGGGCGTTCCAGACGGCGCGGTCCAGGGGGTGGGTCATGGCGAAGCTTTAGCGGGCGGTCGTCTCCGCGCCAGCCCCACGCCGACGTCGGGTCCGAAACCCGCTCATTCCCTTGTCATCCTCGCGAAGGCGGGGACGCGCTCAGCGCCAGAAACCGACGATCTTCTTGACCTCGTCGACCACCGGGTCGGCGATGGCGGCAGCGCGCTCGGCCCCGTCCTTCAGAACGCGGTCGATCTCGGCCGGGTCGTCCATCAGGCGGCGCATCTCGGCCGTGACGGGGGCCAGGGCCGCGACGGCCAGGTCGGCCAGGGCGGGCTTGAAGGCCCCGAAGCCCTGACCCGCGAACTGGGCGGTGACCGCTTCGCGCGTCGTGTCCGACAGGGCGGCATAGATGGCGATCAGGTTCCGCACCTCGGGCCGGTCATCCAGGACATCGCCCGGCGCGGGCATCACGCCCATGTCGGTCTTGGACTTCCTGATCTTGGCGGCGATGGTGTCGGCGTCGTCGGTCAGGTTGATGCGGCTCTGGTCCGAGGGGTCGGACTTGGACATCTTGGCGGCCCCGTCGCGCAGGCTCATGACCCGCGTCGCCGGCCCCTGGATCAGGGGCTCGGGCAGGGGGAAGAAGCCCGGGGCGTTGAAGTCGGTGTTGAACTTGGCGGCGATGTCGCGGGTCAGTTCCAGATGCTGCTTCTGGTCCTCGCCGACCGGCACCTCGGTGGCCTTGTACAGCAGGATGTCGGCGGCCTGGAGCACCGGATAGGTATAGAGCCCGACCGAGGAGCGTTCCTTGTGCTTGCCCGACTTCTCCTTGAACTGGGTCATCCGGTCCAGCCAGCCGAGGCGGGCGACGCAGTTGAGGATCCAGGCCAGCTCCGAATGGGCCCGAACGGCCGACTGGGGGAAGATGGTCGAGGTCGCGGGGTCGAGGCCCGAGGCGATGTAGGCGGCGGCGATCTCGCGCGTCTGGGCGGCCAGCAGGGCCGGGTCCTGCCAGACGGTGATGGCGTGCAGGTCGGCCACGAACAGGAAGCAGGGCGCGCCACTGTCCTGCAGGGCGGTGAACCGCTTCAGGGCCCCCAGATAGTTGCCCAGGTGCAGGGCACCC
This DNA window, taken from Brevundimonas subvibrioides ATCC 15264, encodes the following:
- a CDS encoding dienelactone hydrolase family protein — its product is MDTLSDRWARLEPFTAVVGPDDDRPRPTALLFHGCGGLRGHLPMYAAAAKAAGWRAVIVDSYAPRGWSRQFAMATVCTGLMLRGHERAGDILATIRGVSARPDVDASKLVLAGWSHGGWGIMEAMSADRSLPSLGVADPGAVSLDGVQATYLAYPYVGVAALNRMRPWKHCPKTLAVISAKDHLTTVRNAERIHAMVRNCGAEVETWVADGTHSFDEPMTALPMRYDPDLTQEAIRRFVALLEDAAVAPPLA
- a CDS encoding OsmC family protein: MSEHVATIDWCRGDQPFADNRYSRAHDWTFDGGAVVRGSSAPSSVAVPMSDPAAVDPEEAFVAALSSCHMLFFLAFAAKAGFVVDRYRDAAIGVLGRDDRGKTSMTVVTLRPEVVFSGAGPDAAALADLHHRAHEACYIANSVRAEVRVEPV
- a CDS encoding GNAT family N-acetyltransferase, coding for MTHPLDRAVWNALTTRLSAFATADSDDRAVRIDPEVGVFLAGADARPESLAAMAGLALRHPGAGMIERAGSAMAALDVPGVAVVDRIPLVQMVATALTPGGPDLAFETLTEADAPEMLALATLTKPGPFRSATRRLGPFIGVRQDGRLVAMAGRRMRVDGFTELSGVCTHPDWRGRGYAAGLSRAVAGEILASGEGVFLHAFAGHDATIAFYRSLGFEIRAPMTYTRLAEGDRP
- the trpS gene encoding tryptophan--tRNA ligase, whose translation is MTDASPTTPAYTGPRRILSGIQASGALHLGNYLGALKRFTALQDSGAPCFLFVADLHAITVWQDPALLAAQTREIAAAYIASGLDPATSTIFPQSAVRAHSELAWILNCVARLGWLDRMTQFKEKSGKHKERSSVGLYTYPVLQAADILLYKATEVPVGEDQKQHLELTRDIAAKFNTDFNAPGFFPLPEPLIQGPATRVMSLRDGAAKMSKSDPSDQSRINLTDDADTIAAKIRKSKTDMGVMPAPGDVLDDRPEVRNLIAIYAALSDTTREAVTAQFAGQGFGAFKPALADLAVAALAPVTAEMRRLMDDPAEIDRVLKDGAERAAAIADPVVDEVKKIVGFWR